One Lacticaseibacillus rhamnosus genomic window carries:
- a CDS encoding permease prefix domain 1-containing protein has protein sequence MDTIKTYLDSLFASLPDNAKTQQAKTDMLANMRDYYRDLLRDGKSEEEAIGAVISAFGSLDELRADLGLPVQSDPNRAEAAADDDAITESELRHFWQSVDHFATQIALGVLLCCISVALPAYAGTSRYEVFGVIGMFLLDAIAVGLFIWAGTTYSQQKKLLNDRPITKSAKHLAQQETAAYSRQFAAGLIVGIMICICSLIPAILSEYISHFISDDAGGALFLIIAGLGTYLILYVSINYSQLKRYTYATTVPNSAPEPHDEHTSSWSAAKHHHNQRARQDIALFRQVYWPLILVTYFLASTLFDTWSYSWLIFVIGGVLQNVFIALITRRAESR, from the coding sequence ATGGATACGATTAAAACCTACTTAGATAGTCTATTCGCCTCACTACCCGATAATGCCAAAACCCAACAGGCAAAAACCGACATGCTCGCCAACATGCGCGACTATTATCGCGATTTGCTACGGGACGGTAAAAGTGAAGAAGAAGCCATCGGTGCTGTGATCAGTGCATTTGGTTCCTTAGATGAGTTGCGCGCTGATCTGGGCCTCCCGGTGCAATCCGATCCCAACCGTGCTGAAGCGGCAGCCGACGATGATGCCATTACCGAATCAGAACTGCGGCATTTTTGGCAAAGCGTTGACCATTTTGCCACCCAAATCGCGCTTGGCGTATTGCTATGCTGCATCAGCGTCGCCTTACCTGCCTATGCCGGCACCTCTCGTTATGAAGTGTTCGGGGTCATTGGCATGTTCCTACTAGACGCCATCGCAGTCGGTCTCTTCATTTGGGCAGGCACCACGTACAGCCAGCAAAAAAAGTTACTCAATGACCGACCAATCACCAAAAGCGCCAAGCACCTTGCCCAACAAGAAACGGCGGCCTATAGTCGGCAATTCGCTGCGGGCCTGATCGTTGGCATCATGATTTGCATCTGCTCTCTCATCCCTGCCATCCTCTCTGAATACATTAGCCATTTTATCAGCGATGACGCAGGTGGCGCGCTGTTTCTCATTATCGCAGGATTAGGTACTTATCTTATTCTTTATGTTTCCATTAATTATTCGCAACTGAAACGTTACACCTACGCCACAACAGTCCCAAATTCAGCTCCGGAACCCCATGACGAACACACAAGCAGTTGGTCCGCAGCAAAACACCACCATAACCAGCGCGCACGTCAAGACATTGCACTTTTCCGGCAAGTTTATTGGCCACTGATTCTTGTCACCTACTTCTTGGCCTCAACCCTTTTCGATACCTGGAGCTATTCTTGGCTCATCTTCGTTATCGGAGGTGTGCTCCAAAACGTCTTCATTGCCCTTATCACCCGGCGAGCTGAATCAAGATAA
- a CDS encoding PadR family transcriptional regulator: MISSDAMRGYNDVLILAILHQGDSYGYKIGKEIRERTSGQYIIRETTLYAAFNRLSKNGYIEAYPGAVTNGKPRTYYRITSSGQTFLAVKAAEWRRVKTVVDLFLNQPLTDL, encoded by the coding sequence GTGATCAGTAGTGATGCCATGCGTGGCTATAATGACGTCCTTATTCTCGCCATTTTACATCAAGGCGATTCGTACGGTTACAAAATTGGCAAAGAAATTCGCGAACGAACCTCCGGACAATACATCATTCGCGAGACCACCCTTTACGCCGCCTTCAACCGTTTAAGTAAAAATGGCTATATCGAAGCTTACCCCGGTGCAGTCACAAATGGAAAGCCGCGAACTTACTATCGCATCACCTCAAGCGGTCAAACCTTTCTCGCAGTTAAAGCCGCAGAATGGCGCCGCGTCAAAACTGTTGTCGATTTATTCTTGAATCAGCCGTTAACCGATCTTTAG
- a CDS encoding SemiSWEET family transporter, producing the protein MRVDTGKYPDGVDPARIKRLKLLSKLATFTCILMYVSYIPEIIANFSGSPVNPIQPLVAMVNATLWTCYGWLKTYKDWPIIISNMPGILFGLVTFVTVFVH; encoded by the coding sequence ATGCGCGTTGATACTGGGAAATATCCTGATGGTGTTGACCCCGCCCGAATAAAGCGGCTCAAACTCCTCAGTAAGCTGGCAACTTTTACCTGTATTTTAATGTATGTTTCGTACATTCCGGAAATCATTGCAAACTTTTCTGGAAGTCCAGTCAATCCAATTCAACCATTAGTAGCAATGGTTAATGCTACCTTATGGACTTGCTATGGCTGGTTAAAAACTTACAAAGATTGGCCAATCATTATCTCTAATATGCCAGGTATTCTGTTTGGGCTAGTTACATTCGTTACTGTTTTTGTACATTAA
- a CDS encoding zinc-binding alcohol dehydrogenase family protein, translating into MSQNIAIGFTKGLAITAENSFQSFALPVPTPQPNEVVVQVDGVSVNPIDTKRRQAATRQATPQVLGYDAVGTITQVGAQVAGYHVGDRVIYAGTTRKPGSNQQYQAVDARLIARAPQQAPTADLAALPLVGLTAWELLFEKMGFIPEYNANKGQQLLIINGAGGVGSMLSQLAHWSGLTVLATSSPKNHPWLRDHHVDVPLDYHEDLIAQIHQAGIQTVDGIALLYHPEPYLAAASQLIRAFGHIGCIVGPQAGLDLAVVKDKAASFDYEYMFAKTDFAYHIASQGAILSKLLTLYQDGQIKASVTKEFTGINVANLKAATQLVEEGHMVGKVVLTGPFSL; encoded by the coding sequence ATGTCACAAAATATTGCGATCGGTTTTACTAAAGGCTTAGCGATCACTGCCGAAAACAGCTTCCAAAGCTTTGCCCTCCCTGTCCCGACTCCCCAACCAAATGAAGTCGTTGTACAAGTTGACGGCGTATCGGTCAATCCGATTGACACCAAACGTCGGCAAGCGGCAACGCGACAAGCAACACCACAAGTGCTGGGATATGATGCAGTTGGAACCATCACCCAAGTTGGCGCACAGGTTGCTGGTTATCATGTTGGCGATCGGGTCATTTACGCCGGCACCACCCGCAAACCCGGCAGTAATCAGCAATATCAGGCAGTTGACGCACGACTAATTGCCCGCGCACCACAACAAGCCCCTACTGCTGACTTGGCAGCACTGCCACTGGTCGGATTGACGGCTTGGGAGTTGCTATTTGAAAAAATGGGCTTCATTCCCGAGTACAATGCGAATAAAGGTCAACAATTACTGATTATCAATGGCGCTGGCGGTGTCGGTTCCATGCTCAGTCAGTTAGCCCATTGGAGCGGCTTAACTGTTTTAGCCACGAGTAGTCCCAAAAATCATCCATGGCTGCGCGACCATCACGTTGATGTGCCGCTCGATTACCACGAGGATCTGATCGCCCAAATCCATCAAGCCGGCATTCAAACCGTTGATGGTATTGCGCTCCTCTATCATCCCGAACCCTATCTAGCCGCTGCCAGTCAGTTAATTCGGGCATTTGGCCATATTGGGTGCATTGTCGGTCCGCAAGCCGGGCTTGATTTGGCAGTCGTCAAAGATAAAGCAGCCAGTTTTGATTACGAGTATATGTTTGCTAAAACCGATTTTGCGTACCACATTGCTTCTCAAGGCGCGATCCTCAGCAAACTTCTAACTCTGTATCAAGACGGACAAATAAAGGCTTCGGTAACCAAAGAATTCACCGGCATTAATGTAGCAAACTTAAAAGCTGCCACTCAATTAGTAGAAGAAGGGCATATGGTCGGTAAAGTCGTTTTGACTGGGCCCTTTTCTCTGTAA
- a CDS encoding AI-2E family transporter has product MKRTDSWLYRRFVNSKFMILLVDLLLALLVIFVFTKIAWVFQPVVDFLGIIAPPFIFAGILFYLTVPIINRLEKAGLHRGLAIGLLFIVLISLLVWGLLRFIPAVSNQITSIVDSAPQIFTEIGKWLDDLNDKQNILSQHDLNEIANEVQTFFTGKQGAFVTGTISQLQNLIGIVGNVVVTISTAPIILFFMLKDGDKFTPMILQIVPTKLRRSVKQMLHEMNEKVGSYVQGQITVALCVAVMFMIGYSVIGLRYGLIFGLLACPLNLIPYFGSALAMIPPLIMGALTSPRMILAVIVVFFIEWLIETQLISPLVMGSKLELHPITIVVVLLTAGNLFGLVGVILGIPGFAVLKIVVTRFFSWYQQVSGLYESDHPTDEVDQKGVPHE; this is encoded by the coding sequence TTGAAACGTACCGACTCGTGGCTCTATCGCCGCTTTGTTAATAGTAAGTTCATGATTCTGCTAGTTGATTTGCTTTTGGCCCTGCTAGTCATTTTTGTCTTTACCAAAATTGCTTGGGTCTTTCAACCAGTCGTTGATTTTCTAGGGATTATTGCGCCGCCATTTATTTTTGCCGGCATTCTCTTCTATCTCACCGTTCCGATTATCAACCGCCTTGAAAAAGCCGGGTTGCATCGGGGCTTGGCAATCGGATTGCTGTTCATTGTATTGATTAGCCTGCTGGTCTGGGGCTTATTACGGTTTATTCCTGCTGTCAGCAATCAAATCACCAGTATCGTTGATTCCGCTCCGCAAATATTTACCGAAATCGGCAAATGGTTAGATGATTTAAATGACAAACAGAACATCCTGTCGCAACATGATCTCAACGAAATTGCCAATGAAGTCCAGACTTTCTTCACGGGTAAACAAGGTGCCTTTGTGACTGGCACCATTTCACAGCTGCAGAATCTGATTGGCATTGTCGGCAATGTGGTCGTCACAATTTCCACTGCGCCCATCATCCTCTTCTTTATGCTAAAAGATGGCGATAAGTTCACGCCGATGATCTTGCAGATTGTACCAACGAAACTGCGCCGCTCGGTTAAGCAAATGCTCCATGAAATGAATGAAAAAGTCGGTTCATACGTGCAAGGCCAGATCACGGTCGCATTATGCGTTGCGGTGATGTTCATGATCGGCTATTCGGTTATCGGATTGCGTTACGGTTTGATTTTCGGCTTGTTGGCTTGCCCGTTGAATCTGATCCCTTATTTCGGCTCGGCCCTTGCGATGATCCCACCGCTAATCATGGGCGCGTTAACTTCTCCACGCATGATTCTCGCCGTGATTGTCGTCTTCTTTATTGAATGGTTGATCGAAACGCAATTGATTTCGCCGCTGGTTATGGGCAGCAAACTTGAACTTCATCCCATTACCATTGTGGTTGTCCTGCTCACAGCCGGCAATCTCTTTGGCTTGGTCGGGGTCATTCTCGGCATCCCTGGCTTTGCCGTTTTGAAAATTGTCGTCACGCGATTCTTTAGCTGGTATCAGCAGGTTTCTGGTTTGTACGAATCAGATCACCCCACAGATGAAGTTGACCAAAAAGGAGTACCTCATGAATAG